The Malus domestica chromosome 17, GDT2T_hap1 genome contains the following window.
TGCAGCATACTCACAGGGCTTCTTTCATTTATGGTGAGTCCCTTATGGCTCTTTGACATGCTAATTTATTtttcgccttcttcttcttgttccttttcgttttttttttttttttatgtggggTAACGGgaactttgtttttaatgtgCCATCAGATTCTCCTAATGAATAAGTTGCTTAATGAAAGTTGTACTAACTTATTGATGCTATCCTAGTAGAATCTTAACTTGTTTGGAAGTACAGGTAGCCGTATCATTAGTAAAATGAATGTGCTAATTTATGGCCTTCCTGCTGTATTCAGTAGTTCAAGCAAATCATTTTATGTTGAACAtggtttatttaattattttaaaatccaATTTTCTTAGATTTAATAGTTACTTTGGTTGGAAATGTCACatcattttgttatttttaaagcaTCTCTAATCCTTCGATATATCCTTTTTTCACGCAGATGGACACCAGTCCTACTACTGGCAGTGTGAACACTACTGTTGCTGAGAAGAAACGTCTGGCAAAAGCTTCTCTTGCATTTAACTCTAAGAAGTAAGTTCACTGGATCAGCTACAGCTTGTTTTATATTCTCTATTTTCAGATTATTTAAGCCACACTGAGGGCTAAAGTAAAATAACGTTCGAATATATTTGTGGTTGAGTGGCCCATGCCTGTTTTATATCCATCTGCATTTGCATTGGTTAATGCCACTTGCCAATTGTGTTGTTTGTACTTCTGTTCAAAATTTGCTTGAATTAGGTGAGTTGAGAATACTAGGTGTCAAATCAGTTGGCTCAGACAACTAGTGTTTGTGTACAATGTATAGATCGTCCCAAGTAGACCtcatcagatttttttttcatagtaAAGAACATTGTTCAGAACCACCAAGGGTGTTGCTGATCATGGAACCCTTGTGTTTCACCCCGCTTGTATCTGATTCTCTTTCAATCTTTAGTGTACTGTCTGACAATTTTCTGTTGAAACAGTGTGACATTCCAGAAAATCTTTCCCGAGTATGTGGAGAAGTATAACCAGCAGCAGCTTACTCCAGAGCAGGTGTCGTCCAATCCATCTCAAGAAAACTCGAGGCCCTTGTTGAAAAAGGTTGATGATTCAACAGGAGGTATGAAAAGAGTGGATGCCTTAAAGGAGGCGGGGAATAAGAAAAGGCAGTCAGTCCCAACGTGGATGATGGTTTTGCTCATTTCGGTCTTTGGTGTTGTAATGGCGCTGCCGCTACTTCAACTTTAACATCTTACATCCCGAGTAGAAAATTTATTGGGGTACGTGGACATAAAAGCTGTTGCGAGTCGAGGGACTTGTTTAAAGTACTCGTTTTAGGGTTTTATCTCTGTATCTAATATAATTTTGTATAGGAGGTTGATACTTAAGGTCAGTTGAATGTGTTGGCTGATGTTTTTCCTTCTATGTCAATGTTTGGTCCTTGTTTGCCTCCCAGTGTTCAAACATGACATGATTGTGATGTTATTTCAACTTCAGTTCAGTGGAGTTTCGGTTCGGTCTTTTGGTTGCTACTCTCATTCATGCGCACTCACACAAGTTTGTAGCTCGGATTTTGGTTTACCGATaagtagatttggaaaatgaATCGGATTTGGATTGGATCAGCATTAAAACGTATTTGGATCTATTTGTTCTGGGTTTTGAGAACCATATTACTGTACTTGTGGGCCCCATTTGCCAGCCATGTAAGCACCTCAAACGGAAAATTTTACGGTGTTAGAACAAAAGGACTGATGCTTCATATTTATTAAGTCTAATGGAATTTTAGAAATATGAAGTCTAATGGAATTTTAGTTCAGGAACCAAAGCTACAATTGACTTAAAGTTAAGGGGTCaaagctacaatttactcttttttttacgcaattatttattattgttaCACAACTAATATGTATGTTGTATTAAGTTGCATCAAATTATTCTCGAATTAGATCAGCCTTaattcatacttttttttcttcatggaATTGTGGTTGCGGAGAATGCTACTCCTATATCTCACCTTCTTTTTGCGGATGACTCAGTTTTGTTTTGCTGTGCAACAGAGGAGGCAAGTAATGTTAATGATATGCGTGTGGATCAGGGCAATCAATTAACTTGGAGGAGCCCTAAATGACCTCAACATATTAAAGAGAAGATGATGGCAATGATGAATATTAAGTATCAACAGGGGTTTGGTAAGTATTTAGGCCTAAAGGCAGACTTTGATGCATCGAAAAAGTTGGTGTTTCAAAAGGTTCGTAATAGGGTGGAGGATCAATTTAAGGGTGGGTTGAGCAATTTTTATCCCAAGCGTGGAAACAAGTCCTTATTAAAAGTGTGGCTTCGGCACTTGCAAACTATGCAATGTCCTACTTCAAGCTCCCAGTGAATTTGGCTAAAGAAATTGAGAGCATGATCGCAAGTTTTCTTTTAACCTTACGATGTTGGCAAAAATTGGTTGGCAAATTCTTGGTGAACCGGAGTCTCTTCTTGCCCAAATTTTGAAAGCCAAATATTCTCCGAATTCTTCGTTCATGGATGCTCCTAGGGTCGTTGAACATCATGGGGATGGAAGGGCATTTTGCAATGGCGGAAAGTTCCAAGTCGTGTTGGGAATGGAAAAAGTGTGAGAATTAAACAAGACACGTGGCTGTCAACTCCATGAACGTTTAAGCCCATGCCGGAAAAGGTAGTGGATTTAATTGATACTAATACTGGTACGTGGAGAAGGAGTGTGGTTGAACGTTGCTTTGGCCAGGATGAAGCTTCTCAGATTTTGAGCATGCCGTTAAGTATATTTGGGTCCGAACGGGGTATAAGGTTGCAGAAGAACAAAGTAAAAATGGGAACTTGGAAGAAAAGGTATGGGGGAGACTAGTGGACATGGCCATTTATTTTCTAgccttttcttttcacttttccaTGTTCTCGGTTTTAGCAACTGAACTAAAGTTTAGTAGTGTAAAACAAAAGAATTACAACAATCCACGAGTATGACATATACCAAAGAACTTGTtactttgattgcataaacgtTAAAAAAACGTTCAGAGATATTGACTCAGCCACACAATCAGTCAACTATAATAATTTAATGTTAAATTCGTCATTcacgaaaatcgaacctaaaataTTTTGcttaaaaatgaaatgaaatatcaCTATAACTTAATATTAACTTAATTCCCCCGTTTAATGAAAGATGTtacaaataatcaattgaaAAGTACAAAAACCACCTCAtaaaaggaggaggaagaaaaatttTGTAGGGGGCACTACATCAATGGCTTTGAAGCATCATTAAAAATACGATAAACTGTCATTTGACCCGTTACACTCGATCTCACTCTACTCTATTTGCaagaataataaatatataGTAAGTTGGATACTAAGTTGAAAAAAGTCCCTTATTTCTTAGTTGTTTATGTTCTGTCTGTGGGCAAGCAGAACTGAAGCTCCTTGCTGCAAGAATTTACCTTTTCCCTCCTAAAACTTTTGCCCAAATAAATCCTCAAACCCCACGAAACCTGCTCCGCGTTCGTCGGGCATTGTGCATGAATCACGACTCAGTCCCCATGACAAAAAGGTCTGGttcattatttttaattattttttaattttttaattataggCAGTGTTACTCCTTTAATTTAAACAATTAAAACGAAAAATGAGTGAGTTTGAATTTAGGAcattgtttaaaaaataaataaataaaaataaaataaaataactcaGGACACCATTAGTTGTAGCGGAAGGCGAAGGGCCCGGTGGCTTCTTTGCCCTTCTAATTCCCTACACTACCATTCCtttctattttgtgcggtcacagtTATGTcatttcaacattttatattgatttttttatagagataataagacaaaaagtaatagtgatataaaatgttgacgtggcttaaccgtgaccgcacaaataggaggAGATGAGAGTGTATGAGAACTCGGAGGGCAGAAAAGCCAGGTCTAAAGGCGAAAACCAAACTAGGACTATAGTACCACTTGCGGGGTTGAGAGTTGATTAATTATTTACACGATATGTTATAGAGAATAAATTTTAGTAAACACATTAATCAATgattaataataatttaatcatcaacaacATCATCATTAagtacaaatttagtctttatGGCATCACTCTTAATTATACGATGACATGGGACCATTAGGAGCATTGTAATGAATCACATGATGGTGATCAGAGAAGGTTAAAATGACTCTGTAAATTTTTCCGATCCCCGAAAAGGTAGACTGTCGTGACAAAACCACCaattaatcattttttttcaaaaaaaaaaaaaaaaaaaaaagggtcattAAACAGTGGTTAAcacttcgacaaaaaaaaaacagtggtTAACACTAATTAGGGTTTGCCAGCTGAAACTTTGCCTTTAAAGTGATTATCCGTTTGATGCGTTTTGACTTATCAATTGAGCCGTTTTAAGCATCTTTTGATCAATGCTTTCTGTGCTGCCTTCTCATATCTGAACACTGCCATTTCAACCACCATTTCAGAAGTTCAAAATTTTCGGGGTTTTTTTTAAACCAGAATATATTGATGTGGGTTTTCCTGTAAAAGGGTGGTTGGATTTTGCCTTTTTTGATCAATGCTTGTTAGTAGAAATGGACCACTTCAATGTAGTTTCAGAGCTTTCTGCTTGATTGATTGCTCTTCTTCAACTGTGAAAGGTAGCAAAAGAGTTgagaatttcatttcattttcttgtctttataaatctttttttttttctaagcaAAGCGATATTCGCGGAAGAGGAATTCCAACCCAAGGCCTCGGCTGCAGGAGTAAACGTTTTCTAactatctttttgtttttcattttatttagacAAGCATGAAGAAATCTCCTACGCATCCAAAATATGAGATGGATCATGATCACAGCAATGGATTCGATCCTCATACCGACTTTTATCAGGTTAGGTTATTAACTGGTTAGCGTTGGAGCGTCGAGTCTCGTAATATTGATATTTTGGGCATTCACCTTTTAAGGACATGAATGTAAAAACTACTGTTGTTTTAGCTATTGTGGTGTACAGGGTTTGATTTGAAATCTAAAGTGTGTCACTTTCTTGCTGGAGAACAGTTTTGTATTCAATGTAAAAAATATTCTGTTTACTAATTTCATCTGGATTTAATTAATTCTTAATTCAATCAGTTTTTGGAAGAAGCCAAACACAATGTAGTAGAAGGAGACTTCCAGGCACCATCAGAAGAAGGTGCAGAGAGAAGATTGGgacaagagaagaagaagaagaaatcatGGAAAAAGTTTCTATTTCCGTGGTTGAAAGGAGAGAAACTGAACAAAACTACTACAAAACCAGCAACCGTATCTCATATTTCTAATGCGAAGCGGACTAATGTTTCCGGTCCGGTGTATGGCACCGGCAAGGCTACGGATGGTAAGCACCGGGGTCCAATGTCGGGGCCTATTGCCAGTCTCTTCAACCCCACAAAGAGGGAAGACAATGCAATGCCTTATATGTGCCTTGACAAGAATGGCAGCCCTCAAGTTGGAAAAACTTATGGGCCAGTTTATTTGGTGACATAAATTTTCATGAAGAAGTTGGGGAATAGAAAATTGAAATTGTTAACCTTTCTGCTCCACGAAGGATTTCAACTAATGGATTCTGCATTGGCTGTGATGGAAATGCAGTTGGATCATCGAATGGAAGAAAACCGGGAATTCAAGCCGTCTTGGTTGCTTCGAATCATCCGAGGATGGAAAAAGCTGCTGAGAGATTGTTCTTTAGGTGTAATGTTATAGTGTTTCATTTGTGAGAACGCTGTAAAATAGGACTTAGAATACTTGACAACCAAGTCGATTTAACCATCTATATATGTATTCCTTTTCTTAGCCTTTGTAAGTGATCAAAGGAAGCAATTAAGAAGTGACGTTTGATGATTTATGCTCTCGCACCTTGTGCTTATCTCTCGCCTCATGTCATGTGTCAGACACCTGTTTGCACAAAGTTTGTATCACTCTCGAAAGCGTCTTTGATGTTATATTTCATTCAATCTTCAACTGCATcctcattatttatgtattttcaTGCTCAGCAGTTAAAAGAGAAATATTTTTTGCAGGAAAGCCAAATCATAGtttccttaataaaaaaaaagaaaaaaaaaagttaacctCGGGAGGGAAACTATGTACTTGCCCAACAGAGCTTCATGTACAATAATCTGCTTCTGCTAATGGAGATAAAGTGTCTGAGGTTATTCAACTTGCCTTTATGTGATAGAGGAATGGTATGGCAATTGAGGGCTTTTAATacatctgaaatgatgcttacTTCATACGTGTGCACCTGTTAATTTGTTAGACACGTAAAGAGCCTCGTCATCCCACAAacaggggggggggggaatggtTTGTCATTGCGGCTCGGTTGTATATCTACAACGTGATGAGAGAAATAGACACAAAGGAATATCACattattagagagagagaaacaaagagATACACGAGCGTTTACAATGCCGATTCTCTCTAGAACGCAAGAAAATATGCAACCGGTTACAAAAAAGATTATCTCCGAACATGTATCCCTCTTGTACTTtacaagaaggaaccatttagGATGACTTGCAGGTACAACTTGCATCACACAACCTAAGGTCCTAAACTATACATGGATCACAAGCCATTCTAGCATTTGTTTGGTCTCAGAAACTGATAGCATAATTACAACacaaaatgttgtttaatgatTAAAGAAGCCTTAGAAGTGGTTAGAAAAGGCAGTTAAAACACATAACAAGAGGGATGATATTGGATGCTCACTAATCTGGAAAATTTTATGGAATTAAAAGAGAAACTTCCTCTCAGGAATAAGACACTCTTTTACACGTCCGGAACACCGAGGGAGTTAAAACACATGACATTGTTATTAGTGGTTCAAAACGCCACCTTGTCAACCCCGGGTGTAGGTGAGTCCTTTCCCTCAGGAATAACCAAACACTAGAAAGTTAAGAACTTCAATTGCTATTtcatttcctttcttcttcataGAATCAtaggttaaaaaaaacaaagtgtTCAAGGCATAATTAAGAAAATTGAGCCTACATTATTCTGTTTAGTAACTAAGCGATACATATATTTTACAACTTTTTTGAGGTCTCAAGATCCATCTCTTCTAGAATAAAAGAACAATTACCAAATAAAATCCCCTTAGAAATTCCTTATGTCTTCATCTCCATAAGAACCCTAAACCAAAAATTCTCAGGGATGCAAAAGATTGCACATCTAAGACTGTCCTTTCAAATTATGTACAAACATTAAATCTAGCTTCTTTTCTAACTCGGCCCTCCTCCTCTCCCTCCTCCTTGTTCAACATCCACAGAACAAGGACTGCAGGGACTAATCCTCCTATCCCTGCTCAACAGCCTCTTTAGTGATCTCAACCGCGTCGGTACCGGTGACTTCAAGTCCTCCTCTCCGGCGAACCTGTTACTTGAAGGCGAAGGCGAAGGCGAAGGCGAAGCAGATGGTGTCTCGCTTGGTATATCAATGACCAACATCCCATCCGGCCTATTACTTGCAGATGACAAAGATGATGGAGATGGGCTGGGTGGTGATGAAGGCCCTTCTTCCTCCAAACCCGCACCCGGCCCGGAGCTCACCCGGCTCTGGTTCCCCCAGAACAACACATTTGTTGGGAAAATCGGAGCCTCAATCGAAAACCCAGATGCCAAATTCGCAGTTGGTGAATGAATTTCAACACCACCAGCACTCTCTTCCAATGCAGAAGAACTAGAACCGACAGAGCTTTGAGGAGCAACAGGGTTTCTACAGAGTGGACACGTGGAGTGAGACTGAAACCACATGTCGATACAATCGACATGGAATCCATGGCTGCATTTCGGGAGCAGCCTTGCTTTCTCGCCGTGGACGAGCTCGGAGAGACAAACCGCGCATTCGAGACCGTCTTTGAAGTCATCGGAAGGAAACACTACTAATGGTAAGGACCTGAGGACTAAAGGGTCGAGCCCTTTCCGCACTGCGGCAACTGGGTCCTGCCCGGGAGCGAAAACGAAGCGGCGGCGACGGCGTCGGGACTGGCCGCGAACTGACGAGGTGAGGTCGTCATCTGCCGGCCACAAGTACCATTTGGCGTAGAGGTGGAGGCAGAGGACGAAGACGACTACCAGAAAGAGAACCAACACGGCGATCATCATGATTTTTCCGGCGAGCTCTACGGCGTTCGAGTCGTCGAGTGTTCGACTCAAAGTGGAGTCTCCCATTGTTGCTGTTTGAACCTAAAGGTGAGAGCTTtacttgaaaatttgaaaaaacggAAGAAGGGTACTGAGATTCTAAAGAAATGAGGAGAACCCAGATGAGAAATATTTGTGTTTTGCTTGCAATTCAATTTTCAATGAATCTGGGGCTTAAATatatgaggagagagagagagagagagagaaagttgaaGAGGCAAAATGGGATAGGAAGTTGGACTTGTTCTATATGGGAGAACTAGGAAGGAAGAAGTATCTTTGTTCTGAAACTCGCGAAAGCGACGtaggtggagagagagagagagagagagagttgtatTTGTAATTTACACCTCCACTTTCAGGTTTCAGGATGACTCAGAAGACTTGACTATTTTGTGGGGAAGACTGGACGGTGAGAAAATATGGAAGACGACTGCAACCCATTCATTGGGTCCAAATACGAGAACTGGCGGTGGGAAGAGATCATTTTCCTGAAATCGTTACCGTGCATCCTATAAtcagaaattattataaaatttaaaatttaaaattaaatataaataatatttaccGAAAACTAATCGCATGATATAGGATGAATGATCACGATTAAGAAATTTctaaaattcccaaaaaaaaaatccaacgaGAATCATTTTCCAAAAGAAAGGACCAACTTCGAACCCCACCTCTCAACTCAATGTCCATTTCTCAGTGCTTTCCACCTCTATAACGCCATTTCTGGCACTTTCTCACTTTGAGACTTCATTGTTCCGGAGAAGGATTTTTACCCagacaaggattgtctaccaACCCATTTCCGATGCTTTCATGTGCCctcttgttttgtgtgatcacaGTTAAGGCAtgacaatattttatattattttttttatagagataataaaacaaaaatgaatagtaatataaaatgttgacgtgacttaaccgtgatcacataaACAGAAAGGCACACGAGAACACCAGAAGTGGGAGGGAAAAcaatctttgtcctttttacctgTCCCATtaccattttcttccatttATTTCTCTTACattcttcttttttatctttttgtctatataaaaaattcaaaacaagatgTAGACGTAGCATAATCGTAACTATTTAAATATGAGAAGATGAAAGGGGAGAGAGATTAGAAAATGAGATAATCCTACTCCCATTGTTTCACTTTCAAGTTAAAATAAACCCTTGTAGGCTTGTACTGACAAAGAACTTTCATGCGACGAGGATATTGTCACAATATGTAAATTTCTTCTTTAATCACTATTAGGAAACTTGGTTGTGACATCACATCCCTCATGTTTTTTAGcagtaataaattaaaatggTTTCAGATTTGCAGCTGAGGACTTATTTTTCATTCACGACAAGTATTAACTTTTCATGTCATACCAAGGTCAtgtccaaccgaagggtccagatggctaaaaatagtttgaaaaccgtctccaactaaGGGTCAAGCCAAAGGGCTCGGGCCCACTGGACAAAAAAGGGCAAAAGGGCCAACCAGCTGGCCTATAGGAACCAGCCAACTAGCCCGGGCCGGGCCATAAAATTTAAACACAACGGCTAGCTAACGTCAGTTACTgctggatttgaatttttttttttgggaaaaatttaaaacattctcattttttttctataaatatctaAGCCATTCCTACACAATTTCTTACATAatttttgtggatgcaaatttcttcctccttgttcttagataaaattgcacctacaaaacaaataacaccttaagtcaaggccaagagcctcacgcgcccacgatgaagggggctttggccaaagaaactctgatgccaaagttagaattttgagagaaaagtgtttggagaattttgagaatttagcaagagaattgaaattgagttttggagagaatgatgaggtttttataggggtgtggccggcccccttgggaAAGGGAGAACCGGCCACTTGGATGAATTTGTGGGCTAGGTTtatgatttgtgtttaattagctaattaattaaataattaaccaattaatttagctaattaatataataaatatggaatgatttaagggttaccttgtggagaagatttgatgaggatggatgaaataagtttaaaaataaatacctatttgggAACTTTTGACTTAATTAAGGGAGGATTGTCCACTGCTCACGTGTAGGAATTCAgttgtgcctcgagggtaattttgtcatttttacccaaaaatccacgtgtcgcctcttgattattttttgctccacaaatacccccacacctgctgggttgttcgtaggaaagggcagcaggtgtagagatcttcatctttgatgtagattctcacttggacttggaattagattcttctGGGCATGGACCAATGAGAAGGTGTGGTAGGGGCCACGATTTGGGCTACTTGATTTCTCAGCTGCCGTAGATAGAGCAGTCAAGGATGGAGTTGCCAAGATTGAAGCTGCTAAAGATGAAATGTCGAATAAGCGAGCTGTTGAGTGCAAAGTGGTTGCTGCCCCCTGACCATTTGATGCCTAGTTGgtcttcaagcatttgatcttttgagcTATATGGCattctcgcactagagagcttacccagataggtttagggaattagtttaccctaccACATTAGAGAtcaattagtttaccttctcgcactggagaacaattaatttaccttctcgcactggagagcaataaGTTTACCCTTTTGCACTGGAAAGCAATTAGTCTGCTGTgcgagggcgctcgtcaactctataacttgtcgagacaagtgttattctctatttgggttggaagagcttggaagaaATGTGTCTCCTTGAGCAGCGGAAATGTGGTAGACTATGGGCGCGAGATTTAAgttaggaaatgtcaaattcgttgagaaatgtggtgaaaatgcccaGGGTTCAATCGTACGTCCATAAATTTGAAGTCGGGATGGTTAAACTAATCTTAGATTGATTTAGGCTGCTTGGAAGGCCacgggagtaggctgggccacggtAGTGGGCTGCTCGGCGTGTGGCATACGTGAGTGCAAGGCTAGGGCTCACGCTGGGCCTGGCTTGGTTGCCTTACAGCGTGGGCTGCAGATTAAGATGTGGGCTAAGTGGATGAGGCTTGGGCATGCGCTGCTAGGGCATCGGCTTAGGCTACTTCTAGCACTTGGGCTTGTTGCTGCGAAGTGGCGTGGGCCTGAGCTGGTGGCTGCCTCGCTGCCCCCTGCTCACCGTGGGCTCACTACCATGGAGCTGGCCCATTCCCCATTGCCACTACAGTCTCTGTGGTTGCCATAGTGGTGGTGCTCCTTAGTGGCAAAGTTACTCCTCTTGCCATTGTGTTGAGCCTTGTGGATCGTCGTGGTGGGGCTACGTCTCGTCCTCCATCATTCGATCCGGATCTTTGAACATAGGAAGTTTCGTTCGTCGAGGTTTTCAAATCCCttgccattgtacttttcttttacgttttaccaaagaatttttagaaataaaaattctaaGAATAAGaatgtacgaaaaatctacaaatgaacaagaaaacgaaaaaccttagatgcgagagtcttctacgagtgtgtgactcaactctcaatgaaagcaccaatttgtggatgcaaatttcttcctccttgttcttggacaaaattgcacctacaaaacaaataacgcCTTAGGtaaaggccaagagcctcacgtgcccacgatgaaagggggctttggccaaaaaacccccgatgccaaagttagaatttagagagaaaagtgtttggagaattttgagaatttagcaagagaattggaattgagttttggagagaatgatGAGGTTTTTATAAGGGTGTGGCCAGCCCCTTTGGGAGAGGGAGAACCGGCTACTTTGATGGATTTGTGGGCTAGGTTcatgatttgtgtttaattagctaattaattgaataattaaccaattaatttagttaattaatataataaatagggaatgatttaggggttaccatgtggagaagatttgatgaggatgaatgaaataggtttaaaaataaatacctatttgggcacttttgacttgattgagggatgattgtctACTGCTCGCATGTAGGAATTCCACTGATCACaaaaaactgtctccaaccaagagccaaagggccatagagccaaacataatttattatttaaaaattacaacaacttaaatttaaaaactacaaattaaattcataaaaaaaaaaatttggcccaaaatatttttttgaatcCAACGATAACTAGTTGttgtatttgaaattttggcCTACCATtcttgtcggatataaccgacagaaataagtATAAtgatgtcggatataaccgacaaaaacaatgaaaattcTGGCTCAGCCCAGGGCTGGCTGGCTGAGTTGGGTCAGCCGGTTGGCCATTTAGCTCTTTTTGGTccagtggggcccacgagccctttggcctagcccttAGTTGTTgacggttttcgggctatttttggccttttggccctctggacccttcagttggagatgacctaagaAATATGGCCATggactgttcattaaaatattacttTCTTGGAggaccagagggctaaaacgagcctttggccctccaaga
Protein-coding sequences here:
- the LOC103403106 gene encoding RING-H2 finger protein ATL3-like, whose amino-acid sequence is MGDSTLSRTLDDSNAVELAGKIMMIAVLVLFLVVVFVLCLHLYAKWYLWPADDDLTSSVRGQSRRRRRRFVFAPGQDPVAAVRKGLDPLVLRSLPLVVFPSDDFKDGLECAVCLSELVHGEKARLLPKCSHGFHVDCIDMWFQSHSTCPLCRNPVAPQSSVGSSSSALEESAGGVEIHSPTANLASGFSIEAPIFPTNVLFWGNQSRVSSGPGAGLEEEGPSSPPSPSPSSLSSASNRPDGMLVIDIPSETPSASPSPSPSPSSNRFAGEEDLKSPVPTRLRSLKRLLSRDRRISPCSPCSVDVEQGGGRGGGPS
- the LOC103403108 gene encoding ubiquitin-conjugating enzyme E2 34-like, with the protein product MAEKSCIKRLQKEYRALCKEPVSHIVARPHPNDILEWHYVLEGSEGTPFAGGYYYGKIKFPPEYPFKPPGISMTTPNGRFMTQKKICLSMSDFHPESWNPMWSVSSILTGLLSFMMDTSPTTGSVNTTVAEKKRLAKASLAFNSKNVTFQKIFPEYVEKYNQQQLTPEQVSSNPSQENSRPLLKKVDDSTGGMKRVDALKEAGNKKRQSVPTWMMVLLISVFGVVMALPLLQL
- the LOC103403107 gene encoding uncharacterized protein, translating into MKKSPTHPKYEMDHDHSNGFDPHTDFYQFLEEAKHNVVEGDFQAPSEEGAERRLGQEKKKKKSWKKFLFPWLKGEKLNKTTTKPATVSHISNAKRTNVSGPVYGTGKATDGKHRGPMSGPIASLFNPTKREDNAMPYMCLDKNGSPQVGKTYGPVYLVT